The genomic stretch CGTTGAGCAGGTCGCACGTCATCGGCGGCGCCACCTTTGACAAGAAGGACGTTCGCGCCGCACCGAATCGTTTCATTGGCACGTTCCGCAATCTTCAGCCGAAGGTCGTGGCCACCATCGCCTCGATCGCGCGCGCCGGCGGCGTGGTCACAGTCGAGACCGACGAAGTGCATCCGTTCGTGGTGACCGATCGCGGCGCGGATACGGTGGACATTTGGGATGTGGCCACCGCCGGCTTCGATGGCAGCTTCCTGCTCACCACCGTTCCCGACGATCATCATTTCACCTACGCGCAGGCGGGCGCCGACGCCAGCGACGACGATGGTGGCAATGTTGGCACACCGGAATCGCGGTTCATGGACGACTCGCCGGTGATCGTCGATCACGAACCGCACCAATTTGCCGTAGGACAGCGCGGGCTCGGACTCAGCGCGATGCCGATGGTCATTCCCACGACCATCGACTTCGGGGCCAACACGCCGGAACGCGTGAGCCGCCTGCTGAAGTACATGGCGATCCGCAGCCTGGGCCCGATGACCACGCCTTACAAAGCGCCGTTTCAGGGCAGCGTCGTCGCCGCAATGTATTCGGTGGATGATGCCGATCGTGTTTTGCTGGCGCAGTTGCCCGGCGACACGCTGGCAGTCGAACCTTCGGTGAGCGAGGAATTTCAGGGCGACTTCGAAATCATCGAGCTGGAGCTGAAGTTGTCCGGCAGCGATGGTCCGGGCACGATCACGCTCGCGTTGCGGCAGTACATTCCCGAAGCGTTCACCGATGTGGCCGACGATCACCAGGCGATCGCGACGCTGCCACAAGTGCATCCTCTGGGCGCGACCACCGTGGTCGATGGGGAAGGCTATTTGAGTGTGCCCAGCACCAAGCTTCCGGTGAATTCCGTGTTCAATTACGACAACGATGTGATCGTGGATTCGATCGATGGCGGCGACGGCACGGCAACAGTGCGGGCACACGGCAGCGCTGGTACGAGCGCCAGTTGGACGTGGAAGCTCGGGATCGCTGGAGGTCTGGAGACGCGCACCTATCCCGCGACTTCCTTCACCGGCAAGGTGCTGGGCGGAACTCATTATTTTGTGGCGCACGACCCGGCAACGGGCGACTACGTCTGCACCACGGACTACGACCAGGTACTGCCCAGCAACTACCAGTTCGTCGGCGATTGTCTGACGGTGAATGCCGGCGGCGGTGGTGGGTCGAGCGGAGGCGGCGGCACGGGCGACGGCGGTGGTGGTCGGCTGCTCCAATATTGACGGAAAGGTGAAGGAGGAGAGGGGCATGGCAACGCAGATCGGGACGAGGATTTTTAGGGCAGAACAGCAGGACTGGAAGATCGTGTTGGAGAGCGCGTTTGGGGTGCGCTCGCCGTTCTACTTTGCCGCCATCCGACCGGCCGGCAGCGAGCCCTTGACAGTGGACGATTGGGTCATCCAGATGAAGGCTCAGGTGGATGCCTGCGATGACGCCCTGCTCGCCAATTTGACGGCCAACGGGGTGGGGGGCAACGACCTGGTCGTGCCGGGTCTTCCGCACTTCCCTGAGGGGCTCACGCTGGGCCAGGTTGTGGCCCGGCGGGACGCCTCCTAAATGGGTCGGCAAGGAGGGGCTGGGTGGACCTTGCGAGGGCTGCCGGGGGGGGGGACCTAGAAAATCACTGGCTGGGATGTCTGGGAGGGGCAGTTTACTGCCAAATAGCGATTTCGTAGTGACAAATATCGGCTTCACTTACTGACAAATAGCGATTGCGGCCCTAAAAGGGCGGCAAAAAACGGGACGCCATCAGCATCGTCCAGAATGAACTTGTTCCCCTGCTCGAGCAGCAGCCCGGTTTCGTCGCCCACGAAGCCATGAGCCGCCAGAACGATCCCAATTACGCCCTCGCCGCCACCTACTGGCGCACCCAGGAGGACGCGGAACGCTGCTACTCCTCGCCGGCCTACACCAACCTGCTCAACAAGCTAACGCCGCTTTTCAACAGCGACATCCGCCCGGTCTTCTACCAGGTAGAAGTCTCTACCACGCAGAAGATCGCCTTCGGCAAGGCAGCGTAAATTTGGAGGCTGGTGATCAGGGCGGGTGGCTGGGCGCCTCAGCCACCCGCCCCCAACCTCCAACCATCAACTCCACTAGCCACCAGCCACCTCCTTCCCGTACATTTGCTTGTCATTCCATGAAGACCCTCATTGCACTGCTACTCTTTCTCTCCGCCATCTTCCTGCTGGCCCAGGCGCCTGCCGCCAAGGACCTGCGCACGCCCGAGGAAAAGCATCTGCGCAACGTTCGCCAGCTCACCTTCGGCGGTGAAAACGCGGAAGCCTACTTCAACTCCGACGGCGGCAAGCTGATTTTCCAGTCCACCCACGGCGGCCTGCCCTGCGATCAGATTTTCATCATGAACGGCGACGGCTCCGATGCCCACATGGTCTCTAGTGGCCACGGCCGCACTACCTGCTCTTATTTTTTCCCCGATGGCAAGCACATTCTCTATTCCTCCACCCACGCCGCCTCGCCCGAATGTCCTCCGCCGCCTGACTGGTCCAAGGGCTACCGCTGGGCCACCTATCCGACCTACGAAATCTACGTCGCCAACCCGGACGGCAGCCAGCCTAATGCCCTCACCCACAACCAGGGCTACAACGCCGAGTCCACCATCTCCCCCGACGGCAAGAAGATCGCCTTCACCTCCACCCGCAACGGCGATCTCGACATCTACGTGATGAACAGCGACGGTACCCACGTCCGCCAGCTCACGCACGAGCTCGGCTACGACGGCGGCCCCTTCTGGTCGCGCGACGGTCAGTGGATCGTCTATCGCGCCAATCACCCGCAAACCAAGGAGGAGATCGCCGACTACCAGGACCTGCTCAAGCAGAATCTGATCCGCCCCACCAGCCTCCAGCTCTGGGTGATGAAGGCCGACGGCAGCCACAAGCGGCAGATCACTCATAACGGCGCCGCCAACTTCGGTCCTTACTTCTTTCCCGACGGCAAGCGCGTCATCTTCGCCTCGAATCTTTCCGACCCCAAGGGCATGGGCAACTTCGAGCTCTACGCCGTCAACATCGACGGCAGCAACCTGGAGCGCATCACCTATAGCCCTGCCTTCGACGGCTTTCCCATGTTCAGCCCAGACGGCAAGAAGCTGGTCTTCTCCTCCAACCGCAACGCCAGCCGCCCGCACGAGACCAACATCTTCATCGCCGATTGGGTGGAATGACGCGGAATTGCAGAATTGACGAAACCGCGCCTTCGGCGAAGCGCGCTTAGGGTTTGCGGAAGCGGCGGGCGGTGTCGAACTCCATTTCCAGCTCGCGGGTGCGGAGATTCTCGCGCAAGTGGAAGAGGCGTTGCTCCAGGCGCTGCAGCGCTTCCTGGATGTTAGCGGTGTTGGTGAGGGCGATGTCGCGCCACATGCTGTAGGGGCTTCGCGCCAGGCGGGTCATCTCGCGCAGGGCGCGCCCACCGATGGCTTCCAGATCGAGGTCGTTGCCGAACTCCTCTTGCAACGCGGCCGCCAGCGCGGTGGAGAGCATCTGCGGCAGGTGGCTGATCCAGGCGCACAGGCGGTCGTGGCGGTCGGAATCCATCTCCAGCACACGCGCCCCGATGCGCTCGATCCACTGCACGTATTCACCGGCGCGGCCGCGGCGGATGTCCTGGCCGGGAAGCGGGGTGAAGAGCCACACCGCGCCAGTGAACAAGTCGGCGTCGGCCTGGTCGATACCGCTGTTCTCTTTCCCCGCCATGGGATGACCGGCGAGAAAACGCTCTCCCACCCGATCGCCGAAGATGTCGCGGGCGCGGGTGATGACGTCGCCCTTGGTACTGCCGACGTCGGTAAAGAGTGTGTCGGGCGGGAGCAGCGGGCCAAGGCGGTCCAGCAGATCCATGATCGCGCCGACGGGGGTGGCGAGGACGACGACATCGCTGTTGGCGCAGGCTTGCGCAGCATCTTCGTGGGCGAGATCGATAGCGCCGAGAGCCCTGGCCTGCGCGAGGACTTGAGAACGATCGCAGCCGACGATGCGGCCTGTGAAGCCATGTCTCTTTAACGCCAGCGCCAGCGAGCCGCCGATGAGGCCGGTGCCGAGGATGGTGATCTGGCGCACGTTTGGGATTTAAACACATTTGGGATTGGCGATTGGTGATTTGTGATTGGCAGATTTTCGGTTATCGGTTATCGGTTGCCGGTAGTCCGTGGTCGGTATATTTCCATCCGGAAAGTTACACTCCTAGGGTTGTAGGGAGGTCGTGTTGCCGAACTCGGCAGATGAGAGCGGAGCACCGCGTACCAAGCCGCTGATGGTGTTTGACGGCGATTGCGGGTTCTGCCGCGCCTGGATCGAATACTGGAAGCAATTGACCGGCGAGCGCGTGGAGTACGCGCCGTACCAGGAAGCCGCTTCGCAATTTCCCGATGTGCCGCGCGAGGAGTTCACCGCGGCAGTGCAGATTTTCCTGCCTGACGGCGAGCGGCGCGGCGGAGCGTATGCGGCGTTCACCGCGCTGGCCATCGGAGAGAAGACACGGGAGCTATGGGCGTACGAGCACGTGCCGGGATTCGCCACGGTGTCGGAAGCGGCGTACCGGAGGATCGCGGCGCATCGATCCGCGGCTTACAGGATCACCAAGCTGCTGTGGGGCATTCCACCGCGCCGCGAGAGCTATGCGCTGGCGACGGAGCTATTCCTGCGCGCGCTGGGCGTGATTTACTTGATCGCGTTCGTCTCGTTCGGGGTGCAGGCCGCGGGACTGATCGGGAGCCACGGATTTATCCGGTCGCGGAAACCATTGACGCGGTACGGAGGTATTACGGCGACGCCGCGTTCCGCCTGCTGCCCAGCGTCTTCTTCCTGAATACAAGCGATTGGTTTGTGGCCGCAGTGTGGATCGCGGGCGCGGCGCTGGCCATCCTGCTGACGCTGGGAATCGC from Terriglobia bacterium encodes the following:
- a CDS encoding gag protein; the protein is MATQIGTRIFRAEQQDWKIVLESAFGVRSPFYFAAIRPAGSEPLTVDDWVIQMKAQVDACDDALLANLTANGVGGNDLVVPGLPHFPEGLTLGQVVARRDAS
- a CDS encoding prephenate dehydrogenase/arogenate dehydrogenase family protein; the encoded protein is MRQITILGTGLIGGSLALALKRHGFTGRIVGCDRSQVLAQARALGAIDLAHEDAAQACANSDVVVLATPVGAIMDLLDRLGPLLPPDTLFTDVGSTKGDVITRARDIFGDRVGERFLAGHPMAGKENSGIDQADADLFTGAVWLFTPLPGQDIRRGRAGEYVQWIERIGARVLEMDSDRHDRLCAWISHLPQMLSTALAAALQEEFGNDLDLEAIGGRALREMTRLARSPYSMWRDIALTNTANIQEALQRLEQRLFHLRENLRTRELEMEFDTARRFRKP
- a CDS encoding DUF393 domain-containing protein, with translation MPNSADESGAPRTKPLMVFDGDCGFCRAWIEYWKQLTGERVEYAPYQEAASQFPDVPREEFTAAVQIFLPDGERRGGAYAAFTALAIGEKTRELWAYEHVPGFATVSEAAYRRIAAHRSAAYRITKLLWGIPPRRESYALATELFLRALGVIYLIAFVSFGVQAAGLIGSHGFIRSRKPLTRYGGITATPRSACCPASSS